The following proteins are co-located in the Microbulbifer sp. VAAF005 genome:
- the fabD gene encoding ACP S-malonyltransferase, with protein sequence MTNAALAFVFPGQGSQKIGMLSEIAQEAPEIQATFAEASNVLGYDLWDLCQNGEQEAINLTQRTQPLLLTSSVALYRMWRSRGGAQPAFMAGHSLGEWSALVCSGVLAFKDAVHLVRERGRLMQEAVPVGEGAMAAIIGLDDAAVEEACSASAEGEIVAAVNYNSPGQIVIAGSSAAVQRAIEACKAAGAKKAMPLPVSAPFHTELMRPAAEKLTPQIEATEFNAPEIPIVHNVHAELEAEPEKIKSLMIEQIYRPVRWTACAQKIIGSGVEQMVECGPGKVLSGLIKRVDRSVSCHAIDSPSNFNEALRATAV encoded by the coding sequence ATGACCAATGCCGCACTCGCATTTGTCTTTCCGGGGCAGGGTTCCCAGAAAATAGGTATGCTCTCTGAGATTGCCCAAGAGGCGCCTGAAATTCAGGCCACTTTTGCCGAAGCATCCAATGTGCTCGGCTATGACCTCTGGGACCTGTGCCAGAATGGCGAGCAGGAGGCCATTAATCTCACCCAGCGTACCCAGCCTCTCTTACTGACTTCCAGTGTTGCCCTTTATCGCATGTGGCGCTCTCGCGGCGGTGCCCAGCCTGCATTTATGGCCGGTCACAGCTTGGGCGAGTGGTCAGCACTGGTGTGCTCTGGCGTTCTGGCATTTAAAGATGCGGTTCATTTGGTTCGCGAGCGCGGTCGCTTGATGCAAGAGGCGGTTCCCGTAGGGGAGGGCGCTATGGCTGCGATCATCGGTCTTGATGATGCAGCTGTTGAAGAAGCTTGTTCTGCTTCTGCTGAGGGTGAAATAGTCGCTGCGGTGAATTACAACTCTCCCGGCCAGATTGTTATTGCGGGAAGTAGCGCGGCGGTGCAGCGCGCCATCGAAGCCTGTAAAGCTGCCGGTGCAAAGAAGGCTATGCCTCTTCCGGTCAGTGCCCCATTCCACACTGAGCTGATGCGTCCCGCGGCGGAAAAGCTGACCCCTCAAATAGAGGCGACAGAATTTAACGCGCCAGAAATACCTATCGTGCACAATGTCCACGCTGAGCTTGAAGCGGAACCGGAAAAAATTAAGTCCCTGATGATCGAGCAGATTTATCGCCCGGTTCGCTGGACTGCCTGCGCACAAAAAATTATTGGCTCCGGAGTGGAGCAAATGGTTGAGTGTGGTCCGGGTAAGGTTTTGTCTGGCCTGATCAAACGTGTCGATCGAAGTGTTTCCTGTCACGCAATCGATAGCCCCAGTAACTTTAATGAAGCTCTGCGAGCTACAGCGGTATAA
- a CDS encoding YceD family protein: MSIAPSKSVLPKSIDARKLVQREQLLDGVLPLESLPRVGSAVESVHGEISAELQFERDLQGHQTVSGKVQLAVDLLCQRCLSPVHEQIEAQFSWGIVWTEEQGKALPKDLDPVIQDGDELDLHQILEDEILLNLPMVAYHQEECVSKESFHFGGEVAEADEQQANPFKVLEQLKGSSGKS; this comes from the coding sequence ATGTCGATAGCCCCCTCTAAATCAGTATTGCCAAAGAGCATTGATGCTCGGAAATTGGTACAGCGAGAGCAGTTGCTCGATGGTGTTTTGCCGTTGGAGTCCCTGCCTCGGGTTGGTAGCGCAGTTGAGTCTGTCCACGGAGAGATTTCTGCTGAATTGCAGTTTGAGCGAGACTTGCAAGGTCACCAAACGGTGAGCGGCAAGGTTCAACTTGCAGTTGACCTCTTGTGTCAGCGCTGTTTGTCACCGGTCCATGAGCAGATCGAGGCACAGTTTAGCTGGGGTATCGTATGGACTGAGGAGCAGGGCAAGGCTCTGCCCAAAGATCTGGACCCGGTGATCCAGGACGGCGATGAGCTGGACTTGCACCAGATCCTTGAAGATGAAATTTTGCTCAATTTGCCAATGGTGGCTTATCACCAGGAAGAATGTGTCTCCAAGGAGAGCTTTCATTTTGGTGGCGAGGTTGCCGAGGCGGATGAGCAACAGGCAAACCCCTTTAAAGTGCTGGAGCAGTTGAAGGGTTCGTCGGGTAAATCCTAG
- the fabG gene encoding 3-oxoacyl-ACP reductase FabG yields MSLEGKVALVTGASRGIGAAIADMLGGMGATVIGTATSESGAEKISARFAEAGIAGAGKVLDVGNAESISELHAAIKNEFGAPAILVNNAGITKDNLLMRMKDDEWDSVVNTNLTAVYRMSKACLRDMTKARWGRIINISSVVGSMGNAGQSNYAATKAGVGGFARSLASEVGSRGITVNTVAPGFIDTDMTKVLPEAQRELLLGKIPLARLGKPEEIASVVSFLASDAGGYVTGETIHVNGGMYMA; encoded by the coding sequence ATGTCCCTTGAGGGTAAAGTTGCCTTGGTGACAGGTGCAAGTCGCGGTATTGGTGCGGCAATTGCAGATATGCTCGGTGGAATGGGTGCCACAGTTATTGGTACTGCCACCAGCGAATCCGGTGCTGAAAAAATTAGCGCCCGCTTCGCAGAAGCTGGTATCGCAGGTGCCGGGAAAGTTCTGGATGTGGGCAATGCGGAAAGTATTTCCGAGCTTCATGCAGCGATAAAAAATGAGTTTGGTGCTCCTGCGATATTGGTTAATAATGCTGGCATCACCAAGGACAACTTGTTGATGCGCATGAAGGATGACGAGTGGGATTCAGTCGTCAATACGAATTTGACCGCGGTCTATCGCATGAGTAAGGCTTGCCTGCGCGATATGACCAAGGCGCGATGGGGGCGGATTATTAATATCAGCTCCGTCGTAGGTAGTATGGGTAATGCCGGTCAGAGCAATTATGCGGCGACCAAAGCTGGTGTGGGAGGGTTTGCCCGCTCCCTGGCTTCGGAGGTGGGCTCCCGAGGAATCACGGTTAATACCGTAGCTCCCGGCTTTATTGATACTGACATGACAAAAGTCTTGCCTGAAGCGCAACGCGAGTTGCTTCTGGGTAAGATTCCTCTCGCGAGGCTCGGAAAGCCGGAAGAAATTGCTTCGGTGGTTTCCTTCCTGGCTAGCGATGCGGGAGGCTACGTCACCGGTGAGACAATTCATGTCAATGGCGGTATGTACATGGCGTAG
- the rne gene encoding ribonuclease E, with the protein MKRMLINATQPEELRVALVDGQWLYDLDIENRTRQQKKANIYKGKITRVEPSLEAAFVDYGEERHGFLPLKEISREYFLKQPKDIEGRIKIKDVVKEGMEVIVQVDKEERGNKGAALTTFVSLAGRYLVLMPNNPRAGGISRRIEGDERSELRDALASVDVPSGMGIIVRTAGVGRSGDELQWDLNYLLQLWNAIKEEADTSKAPHFLFQESNVIIRAIRDYMRDDIGEVIVDDKGAFELAAEFARQVMPHYANKVKYYEDAIPLFNRYQIESQIETAFEREVKLPSGGSIVIDVTEALVSIDINSSRATKGGDIEETARNINLEAADEIARQLRLRDMGGLVVIDFIDMQSKSNQREVEKRMEKALSMDRARVQVGRISRFGLLEMSRQRLRPSLGETTFRVCPRCSGQGTIRGTKSLALSILRLVEEEAKKERSAEIRAITPVNVATYLLNEKRKTISQIESRNSTRVVVVPSAEMETPHFEVQRLRDDDTATLETSYKISGTAEETVTKKEEKPQRPASAQAAVQQIAHTAPAPTPEKKEEPGLFSRLISAIASFFTAEEEEPKKHQKSKGRGKDYQQRNRNRNQRGNRNNRSGRPARRKDDRREDNKRDDQREDKRSAKLDEHDSASDRQGEGQRRRRRRRNDNRRSDNRTQAAETQNTVDTNEQAGDTSDQQRPARRPSNVRGRPQARRRGGRRSENTAATAVAHSQEELNREVHEAIDEAESEVRKTKEVAKEARAEAPKPKAKDSQKPQRAPKQPAQPAITMPVRTAHEEKSEARETQKPVAQPQSAQQAAKASASEQQQRPTQPKPKATPVEKAAVPAAEPAKPVKQAPEQKATTAEVPAAPKAETTPAKPEVEAAEEIVLEEAQAAAEALQEQAGTSEPEAQEEIVAAEQAASEEKPTAPSQGRAVNDPRINPKPLGEFSIVTEHRKVGSQQPLDTAQPAAIEHNPRALARPANDPRISRKAVEVDANADIDRDSAEAS; encoded by the coding sequence ATGAAAAGAATGCTAATCAACGCAACCCAACCTGAAGAGTTGCGTGTTGCCCTGGTCGACGGCCAGTGGCTCTATGATTTAGATATTGAGAACCGAACCCGCCAGCAGAAAAAAGCGAACATCTACAAAGGTAAGATTACCCGCGTAGAACCCTCCCTCGAAGCTGCATTCGTCGACTACGGCGAAGAGCGCCACGGGTTTCTCCCCCTGAAAGAAATCTCTCGCGAGTACTTCCTCAAGCAGCCCAAAGACATCGAAGGCCGCATCAAAATCAAAGATGTTGTCAAAGAAGGCATGGAAGTTATCGTCCAGGTGGACAAAGAAGAGCGCGGCAACAAAGGCGCTGCCCTCACCACCTTTGTCAGCCTCGCCGGCCGCTACTTGGTGTTAATGCCCAACAACCCTCGTGCCGGCGGTATCTCCCGCCGCATTGAAGGTGATGAGCGCTCCGAGCTCCGCGACGCACTGGCCAGTGTAGACGTCCCTTCGGGCATGGGCATCATCGTACGCACCGCCGGCGTTGGCCGCAGCGGTGACGAGCTGCAATGGGACCTCAACTACCTGCTGCAACTTTGGAACGCCATCAAGGAAGAAGCTGATACCTCCAAGGCGCCACACTTCCTGTTCCAGGAAAGCAACGTCATCATCCGCGCCATCCGCGACTACATGCGCGATGATATCGGCGAAGTTATTGTCGACGACAAAGGTGCCTTTGAGCTGGCCGCAGAGTTTGCCCGCCAGGTAATGCCCCACTACGCCAATAAGGTAAAGTACTACGAAGACGCCATCCCGCTGTTCAATCGCTATCAAATTGAAAGCCAGATTGAGACAGCGTTCGAGCGCGAAGTGAAGCTCCCCTCCGGAGGCTCCATCGTTATCGATGTGACCGAGGCTCTGGTGTCTATCGATATCAACTCCTCCCGCGCAACCAAGGGCGGCGATATCGAAGAGACCGCGCGCAATATCAACCTGGAAGCCGCCGATGAAATCGCTCGCCAACTGCGCCTGCGCGATATGGGCGGACTGGTTGTCATCGACTTTATCGACATGCAGAGCAAGTCCAACCAGCGCGAAGTTGAAAAGCGCATGGAGAAGGCCCTCAGCATGGACCGCGCCCGCGTTCAGGTTGGCCGCATCTCCCGCTTCGGACTTTTGGAAATGTCCCGCCAGCGCCTGCGCCCATCCCTGGGTGAAACCACCTTCCGCGTCTGCCCCCGCTGTAGCGGTCAAGGCACCATTCGCGGCACCAAGTCTCTGGCTCTCTCCATTCTCCGCCTGGTAGAAGAGGAAGCGAAGAAAGAGCGCAGCGCTGAGATCCGTGCAATTACCCCGGTGAATGTCGCGACCTACCTGCTGAACGAAAAGCGTAAAACGATCTCCCAGATCGAGTCCCGCAATTCCACTCGCGTAGTAGTTGTGCCCAGCGCGGAAATGGAAACGCCGCACTTTGAAGTTCAGCGCCTGCGTGACGATGACACCGCGACCCTGGAAACTTCCTACAAGATTTCTGGCACTGCCGAAGAGACAGTGACCAAGAAAGAGGAAAAGCCACAGCGTCCAGCTTCAGCGCAAGCGGCCGTGCAGCAAATTGCCCACACCGCTCCAGCTCCCACCCCGGAGAAAAAGGAAGAGCCGGGACTCTTCAGCCGATTGATTAGTGCTATCGCCTCCTTCTTCACCGCAGAAGAGGAAGAGCCGAAGAAGCATCAAAAGTCCAAAGGCCGTGGCAAGGACTACCAGCAGCGCAACCGCAATCGCAACCAGCGCGGAAATCGCAACAACCGCAGTGGCCGCCCCGCGCGCCGCAAGGATGATCGCCGCGAAGACAATAAACGCGACGACCAACGCGAAGATAAGCGCAGCGCCAAGCTGGACGAGCATGACAGCGCCTCCGATCGCCAAGGTGAAGGTCAGCGCAGACGTCGCCGTCGCCGCAACGACAACCGCCGCAGCGACAACCGCACCCAAGCTGCTGAAACCCAAAATACCGTTGATACCAACGAACAGGCTGGAGACACTTCCGATCAGCAGCGTCCAGCACGTCGCCCGAGCAATGTGCGCGGCCGCCCTCAGGCGCGCCGTCGCGGCGGACGCCGCAGTGAGAACACCGCAGCAACTGCGGTAGCTCACAGCCAGGAAGAGCTGAATCGCGAAGTTCACGAAGCCATCGACGAAGCTGAAAGCGAAGTCCGCAAGACCAAGGAAGTCGCAAAAGAGGCTCGTGCCGAGGCGCCCAAACCCAAGGCAAAAGACTCTCAGAAGCCTCAGAGAGCTCCCAAGCAACCAGCTCAGCCCGCCATCACAATGCCGGTGCGAACTGCTCACGAGGAAAAATCTGAAGCACGAGAGACCCAGAAGCCTGTAGCTCAACCGCAGAGCGCTCAGCAGGCAGCCAAAGCTTCCGCCTCCGAGCAGCAACAGCGGCCTACACAGCCCAAGCCCAAAGCTACCCCGGTAGAAAAAGCAGCTGTGCCAGCTGCCGAGCCGGCCAAGCCCGTAAAGCAAGCGCCAGAACAAAAAGCCACCACGGCAGAAGTTCCGGCTGCCCCCAAAGCTGAAACCACTCCTGCCAAGCCAGAAGTAGAAGCAGCAGAGGAAATCGTGCTTGAGGAAGCACAAGCTGCAGCTGAAGCTTTACAGGAACAGGCAGGCACCAGTGAGCCGGAAGCTCAGGAAGAAATTGTTGCCGCCGAGCAGGCAGCTTCCGAAGAGAAACCGACCGCACCCAGCCAGGGACGCGCAGTAAATGATCCGCGTATCAACCCCAAACCACTGGGTGAATTCTCAATTGTTACTGAGCACCGCAAAGTGGGCTCCCAGCAGCCGCTGGATACCGCGCAACCGGCAGCAATTGAGCACAATCCGCGTGCCCTCGCCCGCCCGGCCAACGACCCGCGTATCAGCCGCAAGGCCGTGGAAGTTGATGCCAACGCAGATATCGATCGCGACTCTGCAGAAGCGAGCTAA
- the fabF gene encoding beta-ketoacyl-ACP synthase II, whose product MSQRRVVVTGMGVVSPLGNTLEDTWSGVLQGANGAAPIDTFDVSAFSTRFAATVKNFDPTPYMPAKEARKMDTFLQYGLVAGIQAMQDSGLDVTEELGPRVGTCIGSGMGGIMAIEDNSLLIAEKGPRRVSPFFVPGAIINMVAGNLSIKYGLKGPNLAVTTACTTGTHAIGLGVRAIQHGDADVMVCGGAEMVTTPVGLGGFCAARALSTRNDDPQSASRPWDKDRDGFVLGEGSAVLVLEEYESAKARGAKIYAEVAGFGMSGDAYHMTSPPEDGAGAALSMENALRDSGMNPSDIQYINAHGTSTVLGDKAEILAVKKVFGGATDSLAVSSTKSMTGHLLGAAGAIEAVFSIMSLRDQVAPPTINLFSPDEACEGINLVPQEAQSMAINAVLSNSFGFGGTNGSLIFKRV is encoded by the coding sequence GTGTCGCAAAGAAGAGTTGTTGTAACCGGAATGGGAGTCGTTAGCCCGTTAGGTAACACCCTAGAGGATACTTGGTCTGGGGTGCTACAGGGAGCTAATGGCGCTGCTCCGATTGATACATTTGATGTTTCGGCTTTTTCAACCCGCTTCGCAGCTACTGTAAAAAACTTTGATCCCACGCCATACATGCCCGCAAAAGAAGCGCGCAAGATGGATACTTTTTTGCAGTATGGATTGGTTGCTGGTATTCAGGCAATGCAAGATAGTGGCCTGGATGTAACTGAAGAACTCGGCCCGCGGGTGGGCACTTGTATCGGCTCAGGCATGGGCGGCATCATGGCGATCGAAGACAATTCATTGCTGATTGCTGAAAAAGGTCCCCGCCGTGTATCACCTTTCTTTGTGCCTGGCGCCATTATTAATATGGTTGCGGGTAACCTTTCAATTAAGTATGGCCTCAAAGGCCCCAATCTCGCAGTGACAACCGCTTGTACCACTGGGACTCACGCGATTGGTCTCGGTGTCCGTGCGATTCAGCACGGTGATGCCGATGTGATGGTATGTGGTGGTGCAGAAATGGTTACCACCCCGGTAGGGCTCGGCGGTTTCTGTGCTGCCAGGGCATTGTCTACCCGCAATGATGATCCGCAATCTGCCAGTCGCCCCTGGGATAAAGACCGCGATGGTTTTGTACTGGGTGAGGGTTCAGCTGTACTCGTATTGGAGGAGTACGAAAGCGCGAAAGCTCGCGGAGCCAAGATTTATGCGGAAGTTGCCGGCTTTGGTATGAGTGGCGATGCTTACCATATGACGTCTCCACCGGAAGATGGTGCTGGTGCTGCACTCTCAATGGAAAATGCTTTGAGAGATTCGGGCATGAACCCCAGTGACATCCAGTATATCAACGCCCATGGTACTTCTACGGTACTGGGAGATAAGGCTGAGATTTTAGCTGTTAAAAAAGTATTCGGTGGGGCGACGGACTCACTTGCCGTGAGCTCAACCAAGTCAATGACCGGCCATCTGTTGGGAGCTGCTGGTGCTATTGAGGCAGTTTTCTCGATCATGTCGCTGCGTGACCAGGTTGCGCCTCCCACTATTAATCTCTTCTCCCCGGATGAGGCCTGTGAAGGTATTAACTTGGTGCCTCAAGAGGCCCAGTCAATGGCGATTAATGCAGTCCTATCCAACTCCTTTGGTTTCGGTGGCACCAACGGGTCACTGATATTCAAGCGAGTCTGA
- a CDS encoding nucleoside triphosphate pyrophosphatase, with protein sequence MPHPLILASSSPYRRTLLQQLGIPFQQDSPHIDEAPQAGEAPAALALRLAKEKARALAGRHPKSLIIGSDQVASCDGQILGKPGSRERAIAQLQACNGKKVIFHTGLSLLNSASGEQLGDTETFTVYFRQLSTEQIERYVELEQPYDCAGSFKVEGLGIALFERLEGADLNTLVGLPLIRLTDMLNHFGIDPLGPQAT encoded by the coding sequence ATGCCCCACCCTCTGATACTAGCCTCCAGCTCTCCTTACCGCAGAACCCTACTACAACAGCTTGGCATCCCCTTTCAGCAGGATTCGCCCCATATAGATGAAGCACCACAGGCGGGGGAAGCGCCAGCTGCACTCGCCCTGCGCCTCGCCAAAGAGAAAGCGCGCGCCCTGGCAGGCCGCCACCCGAAATCACTGATTATCGGTTCAGATCAAGTTGCCTCTTGCGACGGTCAAATACTTGGCAAGCCAGGCAGTAGGGAGCGCGCCATCGCCCAGCTACAAGCCTGCAACGGCAAAAAAGTGATATTCCACACCGGCTTGAGCCTGCTGAATAGCGCAAGCGGAGAGCAGTTGGGCGATACGGAAACCTTCACCGTCTACTTTCGACAGTTGAGCACAGAGCAAATTGAACGATATGTAGAGCTGGAACAACCTTACGATTGCGCCGGCTCTTTTAAAGTGGAAGGGCTAGGTATCGCCCTATTTGAAAGGCTTGAAGGGGCAGATCTCAACACCCTGGTTGGGCTGCCACTAATCCGCCTTACCGATATGCTGAACCACTTTGGCATAGATCCATTGGGCCCGCAGGCCACCTAA
- the rluC gene encoding 23S rRNA pseudouridine(955/2504/2580) synthase RluC has product MRSIPHPKKAPAETSSKTSNPSGGVQLLTVPEELAGQRIDNFLQARLKGVPRSRIYRILRKGEVRVNKGRIKAEYKLKAGDVVRVPPIRVAEQAETPLAGESLRQLIQESILYDKHGLMVINKPSGLAVHGGSGVRLGLIEVLRQMFPQSPFIELVHRLDRDTSGAIMVARKRAVLQHVQSELRAGKIGKSYQALAVGKWPRGRRVVEAPLRKNTLKSGERMVSVHPEGKPSETRFKLIERFKAATLLSAEPVTGRTHQIRVHAQFVGCPLAGDNKYTSDEVNREFRGRGLKRLFLHSASVRCSLPDGSKVEVEAPLPAELGAVLNRLREE; this is encoded by the coding sequence ATGCGAAGTATACCCCACCCTAAGAAGGCTCCGGCCGAGACCTCATCAAAGACCTCGAATCCATCTGGCGGCGTGCAGCTTTTAACTGTACCTGAAGAGCTGGCGGGACAGAGGATCGACAATTTCCTCCAGGCGCGCCTCAAGGGTGTGCCGCGTTCACGTATATACCGAATCCTGCGTAAGGGTGAGGTAAGAGTAAATAAAGGACGAATAAAGGCTGAATACAAGTTAAAGGCGGGCGATGTGGTGCGAGTGCCGCCAATTCGTGTTGCCGAGCAGGCTGAGACCCCTCTCGCTGGTGAATCTCTGCGCCAGCTGATCCAAGAGTCCATACTTTACGACAAGCACGGGCTTATGGTGATCAATAAACCGTCGGGCCTTGCGGTCCATGGCGGCAGTGGTGTCAGATTAGGTCTGATTGAAGTTTTGCGCCAGATGTTTCCGCAAAGCCCGTTTATTGAGTTGGTGCACCGCCTTGACCGGGATACCAGTGGCGCCATCATGGTGGCCCGCAAGCGCGCGGTATTGCAGCATGTTCAGTCGGAGTTGCGGGCGGGAAAGATCGGTAAATCGTATCAGGCATTGGCGGTGGGCAAGTGGCCCCGAGGTCGCCGCGTTGTTGAGGCACCTTTGCGCAAGAACACATTGAAAAGCGGCGAGAGAATGGTGTCAGTGCACCCTGAGGGCAAGCCTTCAGAGACTCGCTTTAAGTTGATTGAGAGATTTAAGGCGGCGACTCTGCTTTCCGCAGAGCCGGTCACCGGGCGAACACACCAAATTCGAGTTCATGCTCAGTTTGTTGGTTGCCCTCTGGCGGGCGACAACAAGTACACCTCGGACGAAGTCAATCGTGAATTTCGTGGTCGCGGTCTGAAGCGTCTCTTTTTGCACTCGGCTTCAGTGCGCTGCTCTTTGCCAGATGGCTCCAAGGTTGAGGTGGAGGCTCCACTCCCTGCGGAGCTGGGTGCAGTGCTGAATAGATTAAGGGAAGAGTAA
- the acpP gene encoding acyl carrier protein: MSSIEERVKKIVAEQLGVKEEDVKPEASFVEDLGADSLDTVELVMALEEEFETEIPDEEAEKITTVQLAMDYIKDNLG; this comes from the coding sequence ATGAGCAGCATTGAAGAGCGCGTTAAAAAGATCGTTGCTGAACAACTGGGCGTTAAGGAAGAAGACGTTAAGCCTGAAGCCTCTTTTGTTGAAGATCTGGGCGCTGACTCACTCGACACAGTTGAGCTGGTTATGGCTTTGGAAGAGGAATTCGAAACTGAAATTCCCGATGAAGAAGCTGAAAAAATCACTACTGTTCAGCTGGCAATGGATTACATCAAGGACAACCTTGGTTAA
- a CDS encoding HAD-IA family hydrolase, with the protein MLVILDWDGTVCNSEARIVDCMLRAADRAGLPVLAPEAVSNIIGLGLPEAISSLFPEAASEEKLTLRQLYFDEWMAARVEPLPLFEGVLDTLDQLLCGGHQLAVATGKSRQGLNREFEEHGLGHLFAASRCADETASKPDPLMLNELLHETGTGPEQAVMVGDTVYDLEMAAAIGMPSIGVSYGAHCPTRLQGCGPKVVIDRFSELLRWPPLL; encoded by the coding sequence ATGTTGGTAATCCTCGATTGGGACGGGACGGTTTGTAATTCTGAGGCGCGTATCGTCGATTGTATGTTGCGGGCAGCAGATAGAGCTGGTTTGCCGGTGCTTGCCCCGGAAGCGGTTAGCAACATTATCGGGCTTGGTCTGCCGGAAGCGATATCCTCTCTGTTTCCGGAGGCTGCCAGTGAGGAAAAGCTCACGTTGCGCCAACTTTACTTTGATGAGTGGATGGCGGCCCGGGTTGAACCCCTGCCGTTATTTGAGGGAGTCCTGGATACCCTGGACCAGTTGCTGTGCGGTGGTCACCAGTTGGCGGTAGCGACCGGGAAGAGTCGGCAGGGGCTCAATCGGGAATTTGAAGAGCACGGCCTCGGCCACTTGTTTGCCGCCAGTCGTTGTGCGGATGAGACCGCTTCCAAGCCTGACCCGCTGATGCTGAATGAGTTGCTGCATGAGACCGGAACCGGTCCGGAGCAGGCGGTAATGGTGGGCGATACCGTATACGACCTGGAAATGGCGGCGGCGATCGGTATGCCCTCTATCGGGGTGAGCTATGGCGCTCATTGCCCAACCCGGCTGCAGGGGTGCGGCCCCAAGGTTGTTATCGATCGTTTCTCTGAGCTGCTCCGCTGGCCGCCACTCCTTTAG
- the plsX gene encoding phosphate acyltransferase PlsX yields the protein MSSQLRLAVDAMGGDLGPRSVVPACIRFLQNFPEAQLKLFGPRAELQALVHQELQRHRRRVTRRLEIIHCEQVITQECNPLQAVRHKRDSTMAMALKSVASGDVQAAVTSGNTGALLALSRSILGNIQGVRKPALGKSVPSGMGSCYLLDLGANVDCSAEDLLQFARMGIEAQRIHTARKSVKDIKVALLNIGAEAHKGSAEIRRAAELLDADPGVNYVGFVEGHDIFTGSVDVVVCDGLMGNVAMKSAEGVIRLMGQKAFTIEKRGCFKRFFGQLAIKLLRKWRTQVEPARYNGASFVGVKGNVIKSHGGASSEAFYRAMVTAKECADADLAARVDAAMAQSGERRSMDEG from the coding sequence TTGTCCAGCCAATTGCGATTGGCCGTGGATGCAATGGGCGGGGACTTAGGTCCCCGCTCTGTCGTTCCGGCATGTATTAGATTTCTTCAAAACTTCCCTGAAGCGCAGCTAAAGCTATTTGGTCCGCGCGCAGAGCTTCAAGCTCTAGTTCATCAAGAGCTGCAGCGCCATCGCCGCCGCGTTACCCGCCGTCTCGAAATTATCCATTGCGAGCAAGTCATCACTCAAGAGTGCAATCCGTTGCAGGCTGTTCGCCATAAGCGCGATTCAACCATGGCGATGGCCCTGAAGAGTGTTGCATCGGGAGATGTGCAAGCTGCAGTTACCTCCGGCAATACCGGCGCCTTGTTGGCGTTGAGTCGCAGTATTCTCGGTAATATCCAAGGTGTTAGGAAGCCGGCGCTCGGTAAGTCTGTACCTTCAGGTATGGGTTCCTGCTATCTTTTGGACCTTGGTGCCAATGTGGATTGCAGTGCTGAGGATTTGCTTCAGTTCGCCCGTATGGGGATTGAGGCTCAGCGGATTCATACTGCCCGCAAGAGTGTGAAGGATATAAAGGTGGCGCTGCTCAATATTGGGGCGGAAGCACATAAGGGTAGCGCCGAAATACGCCGTGCAGCGGAGCTGCTCGATGCGGACCCCGGGGTCAATTATGTTGGCTTTGTTGAGGGGCATGATATTTTTACCGGCTCGGTAGATGTTGTTGTTTGCGACGGCCTGATGGGTAATGTCGCGATGAAATCTGCCGAGGGTGTGATTCGACTAATGGGTCAAAAAGCGTTCACAATCGAGAAAAGAGGGTGTTTCAAGCGTTTTTTTGGCCAATTGGCCATAAAGCTGTTGCGAAAATGGCGTACACAGGTGGAACCTGCTCGCTATAATGGCGCCAGCTTTGTAGGGGTAAAGGGCAATGTGATCAAGAGTCACGGCGGTGCCAGCAGCGAAGCTTTTTATCGGGCGATGGTTACGGCGAAGGAGTGTGCCGATGCTGACCTGGCAGCCAGGGTCGATGCCGCTATGGCACAATCCGGCGAAAGACGCTCCATGGATGAAGGGTAA
- the rpmF gene encoding 50S ribosomal protein L32 — protein MAVQQNKKTRSRRGMRRSHDALGAGATLSVDPTTGEKHRRHHVTKDGFYRGRKVIEVSGGSEEE, from the coding sequence ATGGCTGTTCAACAAAACAAGAAGACTCGTTCCCGTCGCGGTATGCGCCGTTCCCACGATGCGCTGGGCGCAGGTGCTACCCTTTCCGTCGATCCGACTACCGGTGAAAAGCACCGTCGTCACCACGTGACCAAAGACGGTTTCTACCGTGGTCGCAAAGTGATCGAAGTTAGCGGCGGCTCTGAAGAAGAGTAA